TGTCGCGCGAGCCGCTGCGCTGGCTCGACGGATCGTCGCTGGTAATGGCGTTCAGGGGGTTGTTGGAAAACTGGTCCATCTGCCGCTCTGCAATTCACCTGCGCGCGGATTAGAGCAGGTAGGGCTATCCAAAGCGTTAATCGGCGCGGCGATTCGCAGCCATTCCGGCGCTATTCGTCGCGCGAAACCTTTTCGTTGCGCTCGTGACGTTCCTGCGCCTCGACGGTCATCGTCGCGATCGGCCGCGCTTCGAGGCGGCCGAGGCTGATCGGCTCGCCGGTCACTTCGCAATAGCCGTATTCGCCATCCTCGATCCGGCGCAACGCCGCATCGATCTTGGCGATCAGCTTGCGCTGGCGATCGCGCGTGCGCAGCTCGATCGACCAGTCGGTCTCGCTCGACGCGCGGTCGGTGAGGTCCGC
This is a stretch of genomic DNA from Sphingomonas sp. BT-65. It encodes these proteins:
- the dksA gene encoding RNA polymerase-binding protein DksA, giving the protein MATVYEHRDDPEKAPPAANDLPDGYRPSADEPFMNPRQLQYFREKLLAWKDAIHREAAGTLSQLQVDSLREADLTDRASSETDWSIELRTRDRQRKLIAKIDAALRRIEDGEYGYCEVTGEPISLGRLEARPIATMTVEAQERHERNEKVSRDE